The DNA region GAGTTCAACGAGCTTCTCGAGCCTTCGCATGCCGATTCGCATGGTTCTCTTTGATCTCGTCGGGACGATCCTCCGGCCGGCGGTTCCCGTGGAAGAGACCTACGCGGCCGCAGCGGCCCGGCATGGGCTCCCCATCGATCCTGCGGTCGTGGCGGAAAACTTCCAACGCGCGTTGGCGAACCACGGCCATCGCCTTCGGGCCGGCGTTCCCTCGGATGGAGACGACCGCGTCTATTGGCGAGAGATCGTGGGGGAGAGCCTCGCTCCGGCGCTTGCGCGCTGCCCGGGGAAAGCGGGCGAGATAGCCGAAGAGCTCTACCTCCGCTACGGGAGCGGCGAAGCCTGGCGGCTCTATCCGGAAGTTCGAGGAGTTTTGGACGCTTTGCAGTGCGCGAAACGACCGCTGGGGATTTTATCCAATTGGGATCGGCGGGCGCGGCGCGTGCTGGCCGACCTAGGCATCTCGGACTTTTTTTCGGCTCTGTTCCTGAGCGCCGAGATGGGCGTAGCCAAGCCCGACCCGCGCGTCTACCGCCTGGCTGCCGAGCGGCTGGGCCTTCCGCCGACTGCCCTTCTTCTGGTCGGCGACGATCCGGAAAGCGACGGCACGGCGCCGCGAGCCTGCGGCTACTCGACGTGGTTGGTCCGGCGGCCCGAGGATGACCTGGAAAGCTTGCTGCCTTGGCTGGCCGGCGGTGTATAAGTCTTTGTGCTTTTCTCCCGGCTGTGCGATAGGAATCCCCGGTGACAGAGCAGCGGACCGGCGTCTCGACCATAGGCTTGAAGATCCTCATGGGGGTCACAGGACTCATCCTGGTCGGCTATGTCTGCCTGCACATGCTGGGGAACTGGGAGGTCTTCCTTCCGCCGGTCTACATCAACCAGTACGCCTATCTTCTGAAATCGTTTCCTCTCCTTCTCTGGACCGTGCGGCTACTGCTCCTCGCTTCGTTCCTCATCCACGTTGCCTGCGCGGCTCGACTCGCGGAGCTCCGTCGAGCGGCTCGGCCAGTTGCCTACGATCGGCGGAAGCCCAATGGAGCCAGCTGGGAATCTCGAACCATGCTGCTGACCGGGGTCGGGCTCGGTCTCTTCGTTCTCTTCCACCTCTACCATTTCACGTGGCACCTCCCCCCGTTTTCCGCGTTCGAGGGCTTCACCACCCACCTTTCGGACTCGAGGCGCGCCGTGCCCGATGTGCATCGGATGATGGTCGAAGGGTTGAGGAACCCGTTGGTGGCCGCCATCTATTTGCTCGGCATGGGGTGCCTCTTTTTTCACGTTCGGCACGGGGTGGACGGAATCTTCTGCTCTCTTGGGCTGGTCAACCGGCGGCGCTTTCCCTGGCAGCGGTGGCTCTCCCACGCTCTGGGTTGGATCTTGTTCCTTGGCTTTTCCGCCATTCCGGTGGCTATCCTCGCCGGGTGGGTTCGGTGAGGGGCGAAGGCGGCTGAGGAAAGGAAGGACGCCGATGAACGTTCCGGATGCCCGGATTCCGGATGGACCGCTCGAGCGGAAGTGGGAGCGATGCCGCGATCAGCTCGCCTTGGTATCCCCCGCCAACCGGCGGCGCCGGCGCCTGATCGTGATCGGGACCGGATTGGCCGGATCCTCGGCGGCGGCCTCTTTGGGAGAACTCGGATACACCGTCGACTGCTTCTGCATCCAGGATAGCCCGCGGCGGGCCCATAGCGTCGCCGCCCAGGGGGGGATCAACGCGGCCAAGAACTACCGGAACGATGGAGACTCGGTATTCCGGCTGTTCCAGGATACGATCAAAGGAGGAGACTTCCGTTCGCGCGAGGCGAATGTCTACCGGCTGGCGGAGCTCAGCGGCCGGATCATCGATCAGTGCGTGGCCCAGGGGGTTCCTTTTGCCCGGGAGTACGGCGGCCTATTGGCCAACCGCTCCTTCGGCGGAGTGCAGGTCTCTCGGACGTTCTACGCGCGGGGCGCGACCGGGCAGCAGCTCCTGCTCGGCGCCTACGGTGCGCTCAACCGGCAGATCGCATCGGGCCAGGTGCGGATGCATCCGCGAACCGAAATGCTCGACCTGGTCGTAAGCGACGGCTGCGCCCAGGGCGTGATCGTCCGGAATCTGGTGAGCGGCCGGGTCTATGCTTGTAGCGCGGACGCGGTCGTCCTGGCGAGCGGCGGATACGGGAACATCTTCTATCTCTCGACGAACGGGCGGCTGTCCAACGCCACCGCGATTTGGCGTGCGTACAAGCAAGGGGCCGGGCTCGCCAATCCCTGCTTTACCCAGATTCATCCGACCTGCATCCCCCCCTCGGGGGGCTCCCAGTCGAAGCTCACCCTGATGTCGGAGTCGTTGCGCAACGACGGTCGGGTCTGGGTCCCGAAAACACCGCACGATCCTCGGCCGCCGAATGAAATTCCCGAATCGGAGCGGGACTATTTTCTCGAGCGCCTCTATCCCAGTTTCGGGGCTCTGGTCCCTCGAGACATCGCGAGCCGGGCCCTCAAACGGATGTGCGACGAGGGATACGGCGTCGGTCCCCATGGGCGCGGCGTCTATCTCGACCTCCGCGATGCCCTCCGCCGGCTCGGGCGCCGGACCGTCCTGGAAAGGTACGGAAATCTCATCGATATGTATCGCCAGGTCACCGGGAAAGATCCGCTCGTTGAGCCGATGCGGATCTACCCTGCGATTCATTACGTGATGGGCGGGCTATGGGTCGACTACCACCTGATGTCGACCATCCCGGGACTTTTTGTCCTGGGAGAAGCCAACTTCTCGGACCACGGAGCCAACCGTTTGGGAGCCAGCGCCCTGATGCAAGGCTTGGCCGACGGGTATTTCGTGCTGCCCAACACGATCGGGGATTACCTGGCGCGGAAGAAGAGCAGCTGCCTGCCGCCGGACGCCGCCCCTTTCCGGGACGGCGTCCGGAGGGTGGAGGAACGCTTGAAGAAACTCCTTTCGCTGCAAGGCCGGAAGACCGCGGCCGAATTCCACAAGGAGCTGGGGGCCCTGCTTTGGGACCATTGCGGCATGGTGCGCAACGCGTCCGGTCTGCGGACGGCGGCCGAAAGGATTCGGGAGCTCCGGGAGTCCTTCTGGACCGAGGCGCGGTTGGTCGGAGATGCCTACGGCTATAACCAGGCGCTGGAGCAAGCGGGGCGGGTCGCCGATTTCCTCGAGCTCGGCGAGCTCCTCTGCCTCGATGCGCTGGCGCGGGAAGAATCGTGCGGCTGTCACTTTCGCGAGGAGCACCAGACGGCGGAGGGAGAATGTCGGCGGGATGATGATCGCTTCGCTCACGTGGCCGTCTGGTTCTTTCGCGGAGAGGAGGAGCCTCCGGAGCGGGCGGTCGAGCCGCTCCGCTTCGAAAACGTGGAGCTGGCCCCGAGGAGGTACCGATAGGTGAAGATCACCTTGCGCATCTGGAGGCAGCGCTCTCCCGAGGAGCCCGGAGCCTTCGTGGAGTACGTTCGGGAGAACGTCGCAGCCTCGATGTCCTTCCTGGAGGTGCTTGACGACCTCAACCAAGACCTGGAGAAGAGCGGAAACGATCCTGTCGCCTTCGAGCACGACTGTCGCGAGGGCATCTGCGGGAGCTGCTCGCTTGTGATCGACGGACGTCCCCACGGCCCCGGCAAGGGAACGACGACCTGCCAGATCTACATGCGCAGCTTTCCGGACGGAGCCCGGATCACCGTGGAGCCCTTTCGCAGCAAGGCGTTCCCCTTGATCAAGGATCTTGTGGTCGATCGAAGCGCCTTCGACAGGATCTTGCAGGCCGGGGGCTACATTTCGGTCGCGACCGGACAGGCGCCGGAAGCGAACACCGTGCCGATCAGCCACGACGTGGCCGAGGAAGCCTTCGATGCCGCGCACTGCATCGGTTGCGGGGCTTGCGTCGCCGCCTGCATTAACAGCTCCGCCGTCCTTTTCGTCGGTGCCAAGGCGAGGCATTTAGGGATGCTCCCCCAGGGAAAGATCGAGCAAGATGCGCGCGTGGTCCGGTTGGTGAGGGCGATGGACGCCGAGGGCTTCGGCGGCTGCAGCTTCACCCGGGCTTGCGAGGCGGTATGCCCGAAGGACATTTCCGTCGGGGTCATCTCCTCGCTCAACCGGGCGTACCTCTTGGCGCGGGCCAAGGAACTCCTGGGTTGGATTCCGCCGATCCGCCGTGCCTGACCAGCGCTGATCGTCCGCCCGCGTTCGGAAGGAAGAAAAGGAAGCCATGGAGGAAAAAAGACCCTCTTCTTTCCGGGTCTTGAGCCTGGTCCTTGACCGCCTCCATCGCCGCTTCTTCTGGCTTCTGCTTGCGGTGCACGGGCTAGCGGCGATCGCGCCCGATCCGGGCCGGCGTGCGCGCGGCCTTGTCTTCGGGTCGGTTTCGATCCTGGGGGAACCCTTCTCGATCTCCCTGCCGGTCGTCCTCCTTTTTCTCCTCCTCGGAAACAGCGGGTTCGGTGTCTCGGCGGGCGGGATGAAAAAGCTTTTCGGCAACCCCCGCCCCCTTGTTTTCGGGCTTCTGGTCAACATCGTTCTCCCGCTGCTCTTTCTCGCGGGGCTGCGAGCGGCCTTGGGGCGATGGCATAATCGGGAGGAGGCGGAGAGCCTCGTGATGGGGCTCGGCCTAGTCGCGGCCATGCCCATTGCGGGGGCTTCGGCGGCCTGGTGCCAGAACGCCGGCGGGGACATGGCCCTTTCCTTGGGCCTGGTGCTCGGCTCGACGGCGCTAAGTCCGTTTGCGGGGTCCCTCTCCCTCCATGTCGTGGCGGCGATGGTAGGTGGCGACTACGCGGAGGATCTCCACGAGATGGCCGGACGCAGCATGGGGGTCTTCCTTTCCCTTTGCGTCGTCCTGCCTTCCGTGCTCGGCATTCTGTTCCGCCGCCTGGCGGGCGAAGGCGTCTTCGAACATCTCCGTCCGGCCCTGCGCCCAGCCAACGAGCTGATTCTTCTCGGATTGCTCTATATGAACGCCTCGATCTCCCTTCCCTATGCGTTCCGTCACTTCGACCCGGATTTTCTCGCGATGCTCCTGGTCGGCTCCGGCACCCTCTGTCTGCTCCGTTTTCAGTGCGGAGAATGGTTGGGACGGCTTTTGCGGACCTCGCCCTCCGAACGGACCGCGCTCGTCTTCGCGCTGGGCATGAACAACAACGGAGGCGGATTGACCTTGGCGACCATCGCCATCCCCGACCATCCCCTTGCGATCCTGCCGATCGTTTTCTATACCCTGCTCCAGCAGCTGACGGCCGCTTGGTACTACAGCTATCGGATCCCTCGTCGTGACCAAGCGGAGGCGGGCGACTCGGGGCGCAGGGCTACCCGAAGCGGCCGGTAAGGTAATCCTCGGTCTGCTGCTGGCTTGGATTGGTAAAGAGTTTCTTCGTCGATTCGAACTCGATCAATTTCCCTTCGAGGAAAAAGGCGGTGAAATCCGCTGTCCGTCCCGCCTCCTGCAAGTTGTGGGTGACGAGCACGATCGAATAGCGTTCCCCCAGCTCCCGAATGAGAGATTCGATCTGGGCGGTCGCAATCGGATCGAGCGCCGAGCAGGGCTCGTCCATCAGCAGGACTTCCGGGCGGACGGCCAGGGCCCTGGCGATGCAAAGCCGCTGCTGCTGGCCACCGGACAGCTCGGTCCCCGGCGCATGGAGCCGATCCTTGACCTCGTTCCAAAGCGCCGCCATGCGGAGCGCTTCTTCGAGCCGTTCCTCGAGGAGCTCGCGGTTCCGGATGCCCGCAAGCCGGAGGCCGACCAGGACGTTTTCCTGGACGCTCATCGTAGGGAAAGGGGTCGATCTCTGAAAGACCATGCCGACGCGACGCCGCAGCAGGATCGGATCGACCTTCGGGTCATAGATATCCTCGCCGAAGAGGCGGACCTTTCCCTGTACGCGCGCGCCAGGGGCGAACTCGTGCATCCGGTTGAGCGTCCGCAGGAAGGTACTCTTGCCGCACCCGCTCGGACCGATGATCGCCGTCACGCGGCGGGCCGGAATCTTCATCGAGATCCCGTGGAGCACGGCACGCTTCCCGAACCAGGCGTAGAGATCCTCGACGTCGAAGGCGGGTAGGCCGCCATGGGTTGTATCGCCTCGGGAGGCGCTTCTTCGTGCGGGATCGGATGCGCCGCCGGTCATTCTCATTTCCCCCGATAGAGCAAGCGGACGACTACATTCATGAGAAAGACGAGGGCGAAGAGAACCAGGGCTCCCGCCCACGCTTGGCTGTGCCAGTCCGGATAGGGAGAGATGGCGTAGGTGAAAATTTGGAGCGGGAGCGCAGCCATCGGCTCTTGCAGGCGGGTGGTCCAGACGCGGTTGCCGAAGGCGGTGAAAAGAAGGGGTGCGGTCTCGCCCGCCGCGCGGGCAGCAGAGAGCAGCACACCCGCGACGATCCCCCGCCGGGCGATCGCGAGTACGATGTGCGGCAGGATTTGGCTCTTTCGAAGGCCGAGCGCCAGTCCGGCTTCGTAGTAGGCGGGCGGAACGAGCCGGAGGGTGTCTTCGGTGGTTCGCAAGATCAACGGGATCATAATAAAGGCGAGGGCGAGGCCTCCGGCAAGGCCCGAGAAGGTCTTCATGCGGAGGACAACCCAGGAATAGACGACGATCCCCCAGATGATGGAAGGAACCCCGTTGAGCACGTCCGCCGTTAACCGGACGGCAGCACGCAGCCGCGGCTCCTTGTGCCCGAGCAGGAAGACGCCTCCGAGCACCCCGATGGGCGCTGCGATCACGGTCGCCAAGGCGACCAGAAGGCAGCTTCCGGCGATGGCATTCGCCATCCCGCCGCCGGCTTCTCCCACCGGCTTCGGCAGCTGCGTGAGAAAATCCCAGGTGAGGGAGGCCCCTCCGGAGGAGAGAAGGAAGATCAGGACGAGCACCAGCGGGCTTAGGACGGTCACTGCAGCCAGGAGGGAGAGGATTCGGAAGAAGCGGTCGACGGCCTTTCGGAAGTGGAATCGGCGGGCCTCAGCCCGTCTTTGGCGGGAACCCCGGTCCGCCGGAACCGGCTTAGGACCGGAATCGCTCGTCGACGCGCTCATCGGACCCCCTCCGTCGGCCGGCTGGGGAGCGTCCGCGGAGCGAAGAAAAAGGGCACATTGTGGATCAGCAGGCGGGCGAGGAAGTTGACGACCAAGGTCAACGCGACAAGGAGCAAGCCGATTTCGAAGAGAGCGGAGAGATGCTCTTCGGAGGTGGCTTCGGCAAATTCGTTCACCAGGACACTGGCGAGCGTGTAGCCCGGCGAAAAAAGGGAAAGCAGGATTTCCGGCCGATTCCCGATCACCATGGTGACCGCCATCGTCTCGCCCAGGGCACGTCCCAAGCCGAGAACGCCCGTGCCGAGCAGGGCGCTCCGGACATAGGGAAGGACCGCCACGCGGATCACTTCCCATCGCGTGGCTCCCAAAGCCCAGGCCGCCTCGCGGAGCACGGGAGGCACCGCCTCGAGGATCTCGATGGTCAGGGAGGTGATGATCGGGGTGATCATCATCGCGATGACCAGCGCTCCCGCCAAGAGGCTCACCCCGTAGATCGGACCCTGGAAAAGTGGAATCCACCCGAAGACCCTCTGCAAGAACGGGAAGGCCGCCTCCCGCAGCCAGGGGACCATTTCGAAAATGGCCCAGAGCCCCCAGACCACGCTCGGGACGGCGGCCATGAGGTCGACGAGCGCGCGTACGGGACGGCGGATCCACAACGGAGCGAATTCGGTCAAGGCCAGCGCGGTGGCGATCGATAAGGGGAACGCGAGGAGCAGGGCGAGGGTGGAGGAGACGAAGGTCCCGTACAAGAACGGGAGAGCGCCGAATCGACCCGCCACCGGGTCCCAATGGGATCCGGTGAGAAATCCGGCGCCGTAACGGCGGATTGCGAGCTCCGCACCCTGGTAGAGCTCCCATCCGAGCAGTCCGGCCAGAGCGAAAACCGAAAGCCCGGCCAACCCGACCACGATGTCGAACCCGACGTCTAGGAGGCGGCCTATGTTGAAGCAGGCGGCCAGAGGCTTCGCGCCGGAAGCGGCCGACGACGACGAAAGAGGGGAGTCCGACGGACGGTCTACGTGATGGTTCATGGTAGGGTCTCGCTGCGTTCGGGAAGAGGACAATGCCTCGCCTCGCCTTCCCTCACATTACGTGCCTCTCGGTGTTGTCTCTATCCTTAGCGAATCTCCGGCAACGAGGCCAGCACCTGTTCCCGCAGCCGTGGAGGTAGGGGGGCGTAGTCGAAAGAGGAGGCAAGGGCCTGGCCCTCGGTGAGACACCAACGCACGAAGGAGAGCAGCTTTTGCGCCTTGCGGCGATCGGGCGGGTTTTCGTAGAGGAGCAGCCAGGTGAGTCCGGCAATCGGGTAGGAACCGGGGCCGGCCGCATTGGCGATCGAGAGGCGGAAGTCATGCGGATCGGGCATGCTGGATGCCAGCGCCTGCGTCACCGACTCGGGCGATGGGAGAATGAAATTTCCGGCGAGGTTCTCGACGGCGGCATAGGGGATGTTGTTCTGCACAGCGTAGGCGAGTTCCAGATAGCCGATAGCACCGGGCAGAGAGCGGATCTGGCCGGCCACTCCCTCGTTCCCTTTGGCCCCGATCCCCGCCGGCCAGTGCACCGCCGTCCCTCGCCCGGCGATCCGGGCCCATTCCGGACTCACCTTCGTCAGATAGTCGGTGAAGATATAGGTAGTGCCGCTTCCGTCGGATCGGTGAACCACGACCAGAGGTAGGGAAGGCAGCGGGATGCCTGGGTTGATGCGCGCGAGCCGCGAATCGTTCCAATTCCGGATTCTGCCTAGGAAGATTTCGGCGATGATCGCCGGGGTGAGGCGGAGGGGAGGAGAACCGGGAAGATGATAGGCGAGCACGTCCGCGCCGGCGATCATCGGGATATGGAGGATCTTCCCCGGGGCTCTCGCCAGGAGACTGGTGCGCATGGGGCTATCGGACGCCCCGAAGTCGACGGTCTGATGCACCAACTGCTGCTGTCCCCCTCCCGATCCGATCGCCTGGTAGTTGAAGCGGACTGTCGGATCGAGCCGCTCGTAGGCGGCGAACCACCGGGTGTACAGAGGGTAGGGGAAGGAAGCGCCCGCGCCATTGATGAGGAGAGGCGCATCCTTGCGCGTTGGTGCCAGCGTAAGCCAGAGCAGGGCGGCTAGAAGCAGGAGGAAGAGGCTTCCGGGGCCCGGTATCTTCATGGGAAGGAGGCGATGGCGGCGATCGAGACTCCTCCGGGGCTAATGTCGGATGGTCCGCCTGGATGGGAAGGCCGGCGGCCGCGGTCCTTCGGAGCGGAATAGGGGAAAGAGCGCCTTCTCCTCCTTTCCGGGCGCTTGACCCGGGGGGGACGCTATGCCACAAGAGGGGGCGGCGCTCCCTTTCATCCGGCAGGAGTGGGCATCGAAAAGCAGATCCTCGTGGTGGTGGAAGCCGATCCCTCCCGGAGCGGTCGGGCTGCGGAAGGGCTTCGGGTGGCAGCGGGGTTGTCGATGCATCCGGAGATCCGCGTCACGGTAGTCCTGGCTCGGGTCGCGGCGCAAGCTTGGAAGAAAGGGGCGGCCCGGTGCGTCGACAGGGAGGTTTGGGATCGGGCGCTGGCCGATCTTGCGGAAAACCGGGTCCCGCTGCTGGAGGAAGAGCCGTGCGGAGGCGCCTGGCATGGGGTGATACGGTTCGCAGACTAACCGGGCAAAACGGGAGAGGAGAAGGGGCTTGAACAACGACATCCATGCCTATCTGGCTGAGCGAAGAAAGATGATCGAGGAGGCGTTACGGGGCTATGTGCCGTCGCCGTCCAGCAAGCCCAGGCTGCTTCATGAAGCGATGGACCATAGCTTGTTTGCAGGAGGCAAGCGGTTGCGGCCCATCCTCTGCCTGGCGGCCTGCGAAGCGATGGGGGGGGATCACCGCCGCGCTCTGCCGCTCGCCTGCGCGGTGGAGTGCATTCATACCTATTCGCTGGTCCACGACGACCTTCCCGCGATGGATAACGACGATTGGAGGAGAGGGAAGCCCACGCTGCACAAGATTTACGGAGAGGCCATGGCGATTCTGGCGGGAGACGCGCTGCTCGCGCGGGCTTTCGAGATCGCCAGCCGCTATACCGGGGGAAGATATGGGACCGGGATCGTGGTTGCCGAGCTTGCGCGCGCTTGCGGCAGCCGAGCCTTGGTGGGCGGGCAAGTTTCCGATTTGGAGGCGGAAGGCAAGGAGATTTCGTTCCGAGAGCTCCGGGCGATCCACTTGCGGAAAACCGGCGCGCTGATCACCGCGGCTCTTCGATTGGGGGCCATGGCGGGCGATGCGAGCCGCGAATCGTTGCGGGCCGTCACCGAGTTCGGCCGATTCCTGGGGCTGGCTTTCCAGGTGATCGATGACATCCTCGACCTTACGCAGACGCGGGAGGCTTTGGGCAAGAGCGCCGGGAAGGACCTTGCGGCCGAAAAGGCTACCTTCCCCCGCCTGCTCGGCCTCGAAGGCGCCCAGCGCGCGGCCGAGCGGTACACGAGCCGGGCGCACCGGGCGCTCGCGCCGCTGGGAACTAGAGGGGCGATCCTCGATAGGCTGGCGCGTTACCTGCTGGCCAGGGAGAGCTGATCGGAAGAGGCGGGGCAACGGATCTGTTTTGAATTGACGGCGAGGGGTTTGGCACGCTATCTGCCGACGTTCCTATGCAATCCGGAAAATTATTTTCCCTAGTCAGGGAAGGCAATGCCGGGACCAAGCCCGTCTTGGTCGTTGCGGAGAGCCTGGATGCCGAGCAGGCGATCGGGGTCGCCATCGCTCGCGCGCAAAAGTATCTGCTCTCTATCCAGAAACCCGATGGCCACTGGGTCGGCGAGCTCTTCGCCGACGTGACCCTGGCTTGCGACCGGATCCTGCTGATGCACTGGCTGGGCAAGGTCGATTATCGCCGGCAAGCCCGGTTGGTAAAGCACATCCTGGACCGGCAACTTCCGGATGGGGGTTGGAATATCTACCCGGGCGGTCCGAGCGAACTCAATGCGACGATCAAGGCCTACGCGGCGCTGAAGCTTGCCGGGTTCGCCCCCGAGGACCCGGTGATGGAGAAGGCTCGTTCGACGGTCCTGCGGCTGGGCGGAATCCCGAAGGCGATGACCTACACCAAGCTGGGCTTGGCGCTCCTGGGGATCTACCCATGGAAGGAGCTGCCCGTCATACCGGTGGAGATCGTGCTCTTCCCGAGCTGGTTCCCCTTCCACCTGTACAAGATGTCGGCCTGGACGCGAACGATGCTTGTCCCGCTGGCGATCATCCATCACTTCAAGCCGACGCGGCAGCTGCCCGGTCACTTGCAGCTCCACGAGCTCTTTCCCGCGGGCACGGAGCAAGACGGCCTCTCCTGGATCTGGTCGACCCGCTTCTTTTCCAAGAGAAACTTCTTTCTGCTCTGCGACAAGCTGCTTCAGCTCTGGGATCGTTCCGGCTGGAAGCCGCTGCGGCGGCGCGCCTTGAAAAAGGCCGAAGAGTGGCTTGTCGAGCGGATGGGCAGCGGATCCGACGGGCTCGGCGCCATCTTCCCGGCGATGCATTACGCGATCGTAGCCTTGAGGGCCCTGGGCTATCCTGAGGAGAATCCGATCTATCAGAAGGCGCTCCGTGACTTCGATAGCTTGCTTGTGGATGAAGGCGAGGATAAGGATTTCCGAGTGCAGCCATGCCTCTCCCCCGTCTGGGACACGGCGGTAGCGAGCGTGGCCCTGACCAAGTCCGGCCTCGCGCCCGATCGGCCGGAGATGCGTAAGGCCGCGGCATGGTTGATGGAGAGGGAGGTTCGGGTGCGCGGGGACTGGT from Methylacidimicrobium sp. AP8 includes:
- the pstC gene encoding phosphate ABC transporter permease subunit PstC; its protein translation is MNHHVDRPSDSPLSSSSAASGAKPLAACFNIGRLLDVGFDIVVGLAGLSVFALAGLLGWELYQGAELAIRRYGAGFLTGSHWDPVAGRFGALPFLYGTFVSSTLALLLAFPLSIATALALTEFAPLWIRRPVRALVDLMAAVPSVVWGLWAIFEMVPWLREAAFPFLQRVFGWIPLFQGPIYGVSLLAGALVIAMMITPIITSLTIEILEAVPPVLREAAWALGATRWEVIRVAVLPYVRSALLGTGVLGLGRALGETMAVTMVIGNRPEILLSLFSPGYTLASVLVNEFAEATSEEHLSALFEIGLLLVALTLVVNFLARLLIHNVPFFFAPRTLPSRPTEGVR
- the pstB gene encoding phosphate ABC transporter ATP-binding protein PstB, which encodes MTGGASDPARRSASRGDTTHGGLPAFDVEDLYAWFGKRAVLHGISMKIPARRVTAIIGPSGCGKSTFLRTLNRMHEFAPGARVQGKVRLFGEDIYDPKVDPILLRRRVGMVFQRSTPFPTMSVQENVLVGLRLAGIRNRELLEERLEEALRMAALWNEVKDRLHAPGTELSGGQQQRLCIARALAVRPEVLLMDEPCSALDPIATAQIESLIRELGERYSIVLVTHNLQEAGRTADFTAFFLEGKLIEFESTKKLFTNPSQQQTEDYLTGRFG
- the pstS gene encoding phosphate ABC transporter substrate-binding protein PstS; this translates as MKIPGPGSLFLLLLAALLWLTLAPTRKDAPLLINGAGASFPYPLYTRWFAAYERLDPTVRFNYQAIGSGGGQQQLVHQTVDFGASDSPMRTSLLARAPGKILHIPMIAGADVLAYHLPGSPPLRLTPAIIAEIFLGRIRNWNDSRLARINPGIPLPSLPLVVVHRSDGSGTTYIFTDYLTKVSPEWARIAGRGTAVHWPAGIGAKGNEGVAGQIRSLPGAIGYLELAYAVQNNIPYAAVENLAGNFILPSPESVTQALASSMPDPHDFRLSIANAAGPGSYPIAGLTWLLLYENPPDRRKAQKLLSFVRWCLTEGQALASSFDYAPLPPRLREQVLASLPEIR
- a CDS encoding succinate dehydrogenase/fumarate reductase iron-sulfur subunit encodes the protein MKITLRIWRQRSPEEPGAFVEYVRENVAASMSFLEVLDDLNQDLEKSGNDPVAFEHDCREGICGSCSLVIDGRPHGPGKGTTTCQIYMRSFPDGARITVEPFRSKAFPLIKDLVVDRSAFDRILQAGGYISVATGQAPEANTVPISHDVAEEAFDAAHCIGCGACVAACINSSAVLFVGAKARHLGMLPQGKIEQDARVVRLVRAMDAEGFGGCSFTRACEAVCPKDISVGVISSLNRAYLLARAKELLGWIPPIRRA
- the pstA gene encoding phosphate ABC transporter permease PstA, whose protein sequence is MSASTSDSGPKPVPADRGSRQRRAEARRFHFRKAVDRFFRILSLLAAVTVLSPLVLVLIFLLSSGGASLTWDFLTQLPKPVGEAGGGMANAIAGSCLLVALATVIAAPIGVLGGVFLLGHKEPRLRAAVRLTADVLNGVPSIIWGIVVYSWVVLRMKTFSGLAGGLALAFIMIPLILRTTEDTLRLVPPAYYEAGLALGLRKSQILPHIVLAIARRGIVAGVLLSAARAAGETAPLLFTAFGNRVWTTRLQEPMAALPLQIFTYAISPYPDWHSQAWAGALVLFALVFLMNVVVRLLYRGK
- a CDS encoding HAD-IA family hydrolase, with the translated sequence MVLFDLVGTILRPAVPVEETYAAAAARHGLPIDPAVVAENFQRALANHGHRLRAGVPSDGDDRVYWREIVGESLAPALARCPGKAGEIAEELYLRYGSGEAWRLYPEVRGVLDALQCAKRPLGILSNWDRRARRVLADLGISDFFSALFLSAEMGVAKPDPRVYRLAAERLGLPPTALLLVGDDPESDGTAPRACGYSTWLVRRPEDDLESLLPWLAGGV
- a CDS encoding fumarate reductase/succinate dehydrogenase flavoprotein subunit; amino-acid sequence: MNVPDARIPDGPLERKWERCRDQLALVSPANRRRRRLIVIGTGLAGSSAAASLGELGYTVDCFCIQDSPRRAHSVAAQGGINAAKNYRNDGDSVFRLFQDTIKGGDFRSREANVYRLAELSGRIIDQCVAQGVPFAREYGGLLANRSFGGVQVSRTFYARGATGQQLLLGAYGALNRQIASGQVRMHPRTEMLDLVVSDGCAQGVIVRNLVSGRVYACSADAVVLASGGYGNIFYLSTNGRLSNATAIWRAYKQGAGLANPCFTQIHPTCIPPSGGSQSKLTLMSESLRNDGRVWVPKTPHDPRPPNEIPESERDYFLERLYPSFGALVPRDIASRALKRMCDEGYGVGPHGRGVYLDLRDALRRLGRRTVLERYGNLIDMYRQVTGKDPLVEPMRIYPAIHYVMGGLWVDYHLMSTIPGLFVLGEANFSDHGANRLGASALMQGLADGYFVLPNTIGDYLARKKSSCLPPDAAPFRDGVRRVEERLKKLLSLQGRKTAAEFHKELGALLWDHCGMVRNASGLRTAAERIRELRESFWTEARLVGDAYGYNQALEQAGRVADFLELGELLCLDALAREESCGCHFREEHQTAEGECRRDDDRFAHVAVWFFRGEEEPPERAVEPLRFENVELAPRRYR
- a CDS encoding succinate dehydrogenase cytochrome b subunit, producing the protein MTEQRTGVSTIGLKILMGVTGLILVGYVCLHMLGNWEVFLPPVYINQYAYLLKSFPLLLWTVRLLLLASFLIHVACAARLAELRRAARPVAYDRRKPNGASWESRTMLLTGVGLGLFVLFHLYHFTWHLPPFSAFEGFTTHLSDSRRAVPDVHRMMVEGLRNPLVAAIYLLGMGCLFFHVRHGVDGIFCSLGLVNRRRFPWQRWLSHALGWILFLGFSAIPVAILAGWVR
- a CDS encoding polyprenyl synthetase family protein, encoding MIEEALRGYVPSPSSKPRLLHEAMDHSLFAGGKRLRPILCLAACEAMGGDHRRALPLACAVECIHTYSLVHDDLPAMDNDDWRRGKPTLHKIYGEAMAILAGDALLARAFEIASRYTGGRYGTGIVVAELARACGSRALVGGQVSDLEAEGKEISFRELRAIHLRKTGALITAALRLGAMAGDASRESLRAVTEFGRFLGLAFQVIDDILDLTQTREALGKSAGKDLAAEKATFPRLLGLEGAQRAAERYTSRAHRALAPLGTRGAILDRLARYLLARES
- a CDS encoding bile acid:sodium symporter family protein, with the protein product MEEKRPSSFRVLSLVLDRLHRRFFWLLLAVHGLAAIAPDPGRRARGLVFGSVSILGEPFSISLPVVLLFLLLGNSGFGVSAGGMKKLFGNPRPLVFGLLVNIVLPLLFLAGLRAALGRWHNREEAESLVMGLGLVAAMPIAGASAAWCQNAGGDMALSLGLVLGSTALSPFAGSLSLHVVAAMVGGDYAEDLHEMAGRSMGVFLSLCVVLPSVLGILFRRLAGEGVFEHLRPALRPANELILLGLLYMNASISLPYAFRHFDPDFLAMLLVGSGTLCLLRFQCGEWLGRLLRTSPSERTALVFALGMNNNGGGLTLATIAIPDHPLAILPIVFYTLLQQLTAAWYYSYRIPRRDQAEAGDSGRRATRSGR